The nucleotide window CGCAGGATATGAATACCGATAGTAAGTCCGTAGCAATTAATTTGGCGGAATATCCGGCGTACGGATCCCACCTGGAGTGCATGACGAGGGCTTTTTTTGCTGGTTTGTCGACATTCACTATAGGTGAGAACACAAGATTCCCAATCGGTTATGTCACATACATACGTGATACTGTTTATTAATCTCTTCACTTTCAGTATTTTCCGGAACTTTTTTCGGACAGCGTCTTTTGAAGAGGAACGCCGTGCTCTCTTCCAAACAAAAAACGATCCTTGCTTCTACTTTTGTCGCATCTGTAGCCTCCTACTTCGTTGCCTCAGAGCGTGTAACTCTTTGCAGAAAATCTTGGACTAAAAATGGCAAAGATTAACTTGTTCCTCGAAACAAGGTTGTGAGCAGATATGTTTAGCCTCAGAAATTTGACACGACGAGCGTCGGGTATGGTAAAGCGCTCTCTACCCATTAAGAGAAAGACTTGTGTTGCAACATTCATGGTGATCAATCGTCGTGCTCATGAGacaacagaaaaagaaaaagatgaattgGAAGATGAGGAATACGATGAGCTGTCCTCACGATTTCTGGGAATAGCTCCCGGTGGACATGGAGCACTCGTTTTGCAGCCATACATAAAATGGGGAGCaaacaaaaagagaaacacAACGCCAGAGTTGCAGCTTGAAGAGGCCGTTACACTTCTTAAAACACTGCAAAACTGGAGAGTGGTTGATAAAATGTGTGTTTCGCTGATGAACTTGAAGAAAAAGGAACTACTTGGGAAAGGAAATCTTGAGAGTTTGAAGATTAAAGTGAGAAGTAACCCGGAAATTACCGCAGTATTCATCAGTACAAATTTGCTCCAGCAAGTGCAAATACAAGAGCTGCGACATATTCTTGGCGTTCCAGTTTACGATCGATATTCAATCGTCGTACAGATATTTAGGGCTCACGCCAAAAGTCAAGAGGCAAAACTGCAGGTTGCAATAGCAGAGATTCCCTACATGTGGATGAAGTTGAATGTCGTTAAAGAGACCCGAGAAGAACACGTGGGTACGTTTGAATCACATCGAAAGCTTCTTCAGGTCCGCGAAACCAAGCTTAAAAATGCCCTCCTTAAACTTAAGGCACAGAGACATTTGCTGAGGAGTAAACGATTACAAAATAAGATTCCCACTATCGCTGTTGTCGGCTACACAAACGCTGGGAAAACTTCCTTGATCAAAGCTCTCACTGGAGATTCAAGCCTGCACCCTAGGAATTACCTCTTTGCAACTCTCGATGTCACCATCCATCAAGGCACTCTACCCTCAAGACTGAAAGTATTGTTCGTCGATACTATTGGCTTCATTCAAGATGTGCCTGCCACTCTTATTGAGCCGTTTGTAGCAACTTTAGAAGACGCCATGAATGCTGTAATTGGCTTTTGATTACGCTCATTCTATTCTTTTGTCTTCAGTCAGTCATGCTCTTTTGACCGATGAATGTTTTATTACCAGGACATTATCTTGAATGTGCATGATGCAAGTCATCCGGACAGGCAGGCCCAGATGGACCACATGCAAGCAACATTAAAAGGCTTGATTAAAGACCAGGTGGTGATAAATGttgcaaataaaattgacCGAATATCAGAAGATATACCTCGACTGAATATGCTTGGTGTGTCAGCCACTAAGCTAATAGGTAAGTTGTTTCCAAAGTTTCAGAAATCAGAGTTGTACAGAGTTGTATTGAACATTGCCTTTGGAATCCTCAGGTATAGACGGTTTACGGGATGAACTCGATAAGTCGATACTAGGGGCAACAGGACGTACCATAGTCCGTATTAGAGTGCAATCTGGAAGTAGAGCATCAGCTTGGCTCTACAAAGAAACCACAGTGACCAACGTAGAAGCTGATCCGGAAAACGCCCAATACTTGTTTATGGATGTGATTACTACTGAGTTACAGCTTAAAATGTTTCGagtatttctaaaaaaatatgaataaagaaGAGACCGCGGCTAAATTTCTATAACTGGAATCAGAATAGGTTCTGTCATAGGTTTAATAAATATGGATTctcaacgaaatttttctagcTCAAAGTATTTTGGAAGTattcttttttacttcaaaaACTTAGAAAGTGGCGGTACTTCTTTACCGACAGAGCAACGAAATGCCCTATAAGGTACCGTGGCAAAGAACCGCGAATAACGCCAAAGATCAGTGTTATCAATACGGCTAGTACAGACTTCCGAGTCAATCAGAGTGACGTCAACAAGATGGATAGTAGCTGCGCAAAGTATCCGACTACTAGCGCCCTCTGAGTAATCTTGCTCAACGGAGGAATTTACTAATATACCGGGTGACTCTGAATTCTTAAAGCAAATGCGACCTCCCACACCTCACCAATCTTCGAAGTCGTACCGAAGAACGATCAAGCTTCATGGCTGGAGGTAATGTCATACGCGAAACAAAATATGGTTTCTGATTTTAGTTCATCAGGGCTCCGAGAtcatattgaaaattgtaaataactCATGGACACCAACATCGGTCTGGAACGATGAGTCTCGTTTCCGGAGCGCTTGCAAAGATGTTTGCGGAGATCGATTTGCATTGCGAAACTTGACGCAAGAGCAAGATcgttcaattataatataaataaatcatcgACTAGCGtgattgtcaaattttttaaaatttttcctgcGAAGCACAGAGCTGCTGCTCGAGGACACCTGGTATATACCGGGCATCGAGCATATTGTACGAAATGGATAGTAGCAATTTCCGGGTCGCCGCGCTGACGTTATGGAAACGGTTAGTAGTTACCGACGGAGCGAACCCCGAAGCATCCCCCGCATGACGGGGTGGGACCGGTTTTCTTGTTTTAGGTAGTAGGAGCGGCCGGGTCGTCGGGAGAGTGGACGGTGTTTTCTCAGACGGATAGTACGCAAAGGTGGGAGTAGCGGCAGTAGCTGTAGGGGACTGGGGAGCGAAACGAGTCGCGCAAGTGCGTCCGTCCGCGTCGGTACCGAAAAATTAGTAGCGAGAGAAAATCCGGGTGAAAGGTAACCTGGACAGTAGAACGTAACGGAAAGAATCGTATCCAGAGGAACGCGAAGTTGGTCGGAAGTATAGGAGAAGTCAAAACTGACGGTGACAATTTTCTGGCGGATAAGTGTAAAACAGATAAAAGCGAGCGGATGATATCCGCGCGAAAGAAAgatataaaacaaaagaagGAAAGGAACAAGGCACGCACAGTGGAGGGATATCGACGACACAAGGCGGCAGCGACGTGAACAAATCGCACCTCAACAGAAGAGGTTTCATCCATCTCCAATATCTCTGTctatatatattgtgtatgTACGTTacctgtatgtatatataggtatatatttacGCGAGAGGATCGACCAACTGTCACATTGGTCGCCATTTTATTAATCTGGTAGCGCCGACCACCGCTCttcgtgctgctgctgctgttgatGCAGCGTGTGTCTTCTCCACTTATGCTTCCATCCTGATGTCGAATAGGAGAAGACAGCAGCAGGGCGCGACCGAAAAACTGGCCGACGGTGGTGTGCGgtgaaaacaataaataaaccCGTGTATCCTCCGCGAGGAGGagaaccaaccaaccaaccagccagccagccagccagtcGGGGTGTTAAGGTGGTGCTGCGCATACCGCTGACAACGACGACTACGGACAATGAGGAGAATATAACCAACAGTAGTTGATGAATAAAGACGGCGAGTCGTGTTGCGCCCGTGGCGTCGTTGAGTAGAGAAAAGTAGAGAACAGAAGATCGAGGAGGAGACGGCACAGTGCACATAGGCTTCGAGTGTTTTCTTTTGTGAGTGTGATATTATTCTACGTGTTTGTTACGTGTGGTATGTGTGTGTTTTGTGCATACGCGTTTGTTGTTTCGCCTTCtacgtataaattatacactACTTGTGCGTGTACTTGTACAGTACCTGCATGTATGCACACCTCTCGCTCTCTCGACCTGGATTAGTAACTGATCTCCCGTAGTAGTAAGGATAAGGAACCGGAGGCGGCGAAGCCTTGAGTCAGTGAGCACGTTGGTGAACGTGAGCAGTGAGTCGACCGTCATTCTCGTCTAGCGTGACTACTAACCTACCACCCCCCTCGCCGTTAGAGAGTGTATTTCTCACGACGGTTCTTTTAGTTCATGGTTCTCGCTTTTGCCATAGAGGATACGACACATACGGAGACACAACACGCGCGCGCATGCTGTAGGACAAAAGATGATCTGCAACTAGTGTTCCTTGATCTTGTAAACAAGTGAAGTGAGGAGGTAAACAAAAGACAAACCGCCACCGCGCGCAGTTCGAATAACCGTGAGAAGTGATAACATGCGATAGGGAGATATTTGACTCGTCCGTTATCTATCCTCCTCCTAATCGCGGCTGTGGTCATAAGACCGGTGTAAAACGACGAGGTGCTTAATCGTCGAGGAATTCTCAACGaagcgaggaaaaaaatttaagacgAGATAGAGGGAGGGGGATTTTTTTTGGGTTCACGCCTGGGGGATCGGGGGCGGCCACCACCGCCATGCCTTGCGATAGTTTAGACAACAATCAGCATCCGTGCAGGAACAACGTCGGGGGTTTCGATAACATTATTTCGCAGGCCAGCGGAGAACGGTGTACAAGGTGGTACGAGATGAGATACGAATTGCTCTGTGCCTGATCTAGAACGTAGGAGAAATCCGTATCGTTAACGCCGCCGTTGCGTCGAGGTGACAGGGAGGAAGTAGGTATTTAATAGATGAGAAGAAAGTGAAGAGGAGAAAAGTAAAAGGAGATTACAAAGAAACCCGAACAATTTAAATACTTAAAGGTAGTAGTTAGATAGGACaatgtgaaaaagaattttggGAGAGTACAGcaagtatattatataattaaaattgaaaattgacaagaaaatatataaaaaaataaataaataataaaaatgaagaggTGTATAAAGTACTACGCTGTAATAGTTACCTAGATAGACGAAAGGGGAAACAAATGTGAACGCAACAACGAGGAATTTCTATATCTACTTAAAGAGAAGATTTAgaaggtaaaataaaataaaataacgaaccAACGGAACGCGCGAATGactaataattataatagtaatagtgaTTATACGCCGTAACGATGCAACAAATTATTGGCGTGAAAACGCGATTTGTTTTTGTAGTGGAAAACTGGAAGATCGAATTTGTTAATCGACAAACCGAAAGAGATAACGAAAAGGAAGCAGCATAGAACCACGAAGATAGGAAGGAAAAGTTTCAATTTCGGTGTGTTTAATCATTATTCTTTCTGTGTGTGTTGTTATCGTTGTTACTCCTACTATTGCTAGATTAATAATGCTAGTATCGATGTCTTTGCTTTTATCGTTGCGATTGCGATCGTCAGTGCGGTGAGTATAATCATCATAATCATCGTAATCATCgctcgttttctttttctttttctaaagttcaaaagagaagaaaattaagGAGAAAACACGCAACCGCAGCAATGAGAATTGCGACAAATTGAGTAGATAGCAGAAATTCACGCATCGGATATCGAACCACGTGTTTCCTTATGTGTTTTAAGAACTTACGTACTTACACACACTATTGCTCAACCAACCAACGATGCATGCCTGCAGGATATATAAACTGTGAATGCCGCGCCGATTAATCACTGTACGTATACATCGCGTCATTGTTGtatgtttcttttattttcttttacttcaCGGCGTCCTTGTCGCTTGTTGATGTGCGAAACTAGTAcctatttatacatacatttacgTACATCGTACAAGTATCGATGAAACAATTATACGTGCACCGAAGTCTGAACAGGATTAATTCTCCTGGTGGAAAGAAGAGGGAGAAACTGGCGTCTACTGGTACGTCGTACGAAATTCACCTCCCCACTTGAACTATCTAGAAAgacatatgaaaaaataaaaaataaataaataatgactACACTCTTCCGTGCTCGTTCGTTCGACACTTCATGCatagagagggagagaggaaaGAGAGCAGCTCGACTGATTTATCCCTCCTTCGTTCCTTACTGCACCCTCACACGATGTcttatcttgaaatttttctcccttcTACTTATCTTCTACTTTTTCGCCTTTCTCTCTCGCGTCCCGTCGTCCCATCGTTGTCCTCGGCGACCCTTCAGGACCCTGACTTTATATCCCCTTGGTGCCTTTCTCCTGTGttgtatttttctctttcgggCCGTTTTGTGTGTACATTACATGCATACCAGCATCGAGACACCCGGTATTGGAGAGGAGAGAGGGAGCGAGTCGCTGTTTTACGCACAGGTATGCTCTGGGGAGAGCGTAATTTCCCGCACATCGTCTAGATCGTCTCATTCGAGTTTTCTCTCGCGTGATCCGGGTTTCGAATTTGTGGAAACGCCCTGTATCGAGACGCTTTCGGTTCATTCTTTATTAGCGTATTGAAGTTGGTAAcattatcgtaacgattcatgctgaggaaaaactgttattccgccattttgaaattgtCCGTGAAATTCATTAGagcgtaataaaacaaaacatactcataTTTCGATATCTTAGTTCCTTcgaaatcattgtaaaattaagaaaatagtgtttttttcctcaaaatttTCGGTTAGGAAATCGGTCCGAAGAATCTGAAAAGATCAGGGCTGGAAGACAATCTAGgggttttttgattttttttttatatcaatctaaaaataaaaaaatcctcagCGTTCTTTCTGGATCTGGATATTTTCACGTTTACTCTGCAGATTTTGCCACCAAAGAATCCATACAATTATCATTTACCTATGACGAAAGTATAATTCGCAAATACGAATGTAATCGCACGTTGttcataataataaattgttacaCTTCCTTGAAGCAACGATTTGTCACTGGTATGAATCACACCTCATTACTTGTATTCGTATCATTTTGTCGAAATGAATTAGTTTGATTGACTCTAATCTTTATCTTGAGTTTTTCCAGAAACTTTCGAGAGGATGAGTGTTAAAACGATATTTGTGTGTGCGTATGGTTGTGTTTGTGAAAGCAATCATCACTGACCATAAATAGCAGCGATGATATTACGTTCTGttgagttttgaaaaattattctcggCGTATTGTATGTACGTACCAGTGACAGAAAATGACGTTAGgatgaaaaggaaaatgactgaaaaattttttatcatccgtACATTCACAGATGACGACGGTGATGCGTAGTAACCACAAAAAATACGAATAACGATACACCGCGCGATACatcgatgataataataaacggGGATTTCCCCTTGACGGtgtagttattattatacacatatatatgtataatacaccaCCATTTGGATAATAAATTGGGGATACGTAGCACGCGCATTCGATACGCTTACATTATATATgtccaaaaaaaagaaacatgaaCAAAAAACACACAAATCAGATGCGATTTACCTCTCTGATGATGGTTGTTGGTTACACCGGGGTTGTTGGTCGTCGAGTGCTCGTTATGCAAACGAACGAACGGATGAATTTCGCGCTACTTTGTACACGTTACTAGTACGTGTACGATTTGTTATATGTGTATTACACGCTCGTTTTTCCGAAACAATACAACCAGTATTTTTGGTGTAAGTAACAGACAGGATAGGTATGCGATATTCGTACAgcttgaatgaaaaaaaacagacacacacacacgcacccaaaaaagaaaaatagaaaaaaaaaaacgtatttcgGACGGACGGAGTCGAAATTTGATCCCGCACTCGCGATATATGTACCAAGTATACGTCCGCTTCGTTCGTTTGAGTTCGTTCGTCGTTCTCGTTCCATTTACGAGCGATAATAACGGGTTGGTTTTGCGGCTAGTTCCTCCTCATATAATCATCCTTATATTTCTCTCTACCGAATATGAATAtccgaaaataatttcgtcTCGTCTATCGTCTTTTCGTTTATCTATTTATTGAcggttgtatttttttattcttcttctactATTAATCATCCCTTGTACAAGTGCACTCTGTATTATCCtaagtttcgaaaaattgaatgcaaactgtaaagagaaaaagaaaacaagttTTCACGTCGGACGAAGCTAATTAAGTTAGTGTAAAattaacgtaacgaaatacGAGATAGAAAGAACTCATCTTTGTGCAATTTTCGAACGAATTCCAAAGTTTTTgtcttttcaaaatataattatgtttACCGTGTTATGATTTaccgaatttcagacaattctcgacaattttttccccctaAAGTCTGAAATTGATTTGGAAACTGAACTCTTTCAatgtcgttgaaaatttttcaaaacaatgattttcatttcaaaatgcaCTTCGTTACGTTAAAATTCGCTAACTTCGATCTGTTTCTTCTTTTAGACCATCGCCGCGTGACGTCACACGACGATGACGAAACAGTCGGTAATAATTCATGAGGCACTATCTTCTCCGGTTTCGTTTTCCTTGCACGAATTCAGTTGTAGCGCGAAActgtttctcttctttcttatcttcatcttctttttcaaatttcactctttctctctccatctctctggctgtttcgtttttcttcacCTCCCAAAGCGTTGAATCGATTATCAGACACATGCATTATGCATACACGTGTGTTTTCGACGATGAGAGCAGGTTAAATGGCTGTATGATACATACGTATTTAACCGACGTTGCGTTTCGCGAGGAGGACTTTATACATCGACTTGAGAGGAGTTTAACGATTTGGTCGTGAAGTTGGTAGTAGAAGTGGCGTTCCTTCTCGCCCGCCCCCGCAGTTTAATAACTTTCTCGTCTGTTCTATATGTACTGCATGTATAAAGTTGTATGTACctctatatttatatatatatatatatatatatatgtatgcatagcTACTCTATCTGAATTTATTAGCCAGATATCCGTGCACGATTTATGCATGAATTTGTACACGACGATATTAATATACACAGCTAACAACCATCCGAACGCTTATACACGAGAACCTTGGAAATGCGAGGATGATGATTTCGCTGTCGATAGTAGGTACGAATCGGGATCCGTGTGATACGCCGAGATCCgcgttttctctttttcacttCCTTtcgaagagagaagaaaaataaacagagCATTTCGGAACAGTGACTGACTGACGTATGGAATGGAATTGCGCCGGaaatcatattatatatacttattATTAGTAGATTTTCTTTTATGGACCCTTTTAGTTACACATTATCGTACTGAGTtaacttttataacaagatagtATCCTAGGGTTTTTCGGATCCCTGCTTATAAAATCTGAAATcgaatgtcaaaaattcaagatggcggatacAATACGGCGGCCAAAAGTTTCGGATCTCAGCGAATCCGATCAAAAAACTCTATGCAGGGGCTTTCGGGTTCGCTGATTGgatttgccatactgaattttccaaatttgatttcatattcgtaatcagcgaccccaaaaacacatggacagagttttttttccggattcgatcgaatttgaaatttttgtccgccatattggatctgCTATCTTGAATTTGAGAAGTCCGATTGCAGAATCGCAACCAGTAACTacaaaaacttataatttatgtaaaatatgtatacgtgtagaggggtaactttctcggaaatgaattattccttcaattttcacaattttttttccaatcaattcgcttccaacaacaataatttacattatatcgcaatagTTACTCttgagtattgaaaacctgtCAGTGTACTATcagaaatagtaaaaaaaaaccgcgaagaaatatgttttccaagttttctaaatacacaaaaaatggatataaaataggtggtaagaatacttaccGCTATGATTCAAAGGATTAGTGTGTGTACTTAACTTTATGGTAATGGTGCATTTTCGGGGTAAAAATCGTCCTTTCCTCGTTAAAATTCACTCTCTTGAAACTGTTGGAGTTCTAagtattcgattttttttttatttcgttttttcttttacacacATTTTCTCAAATCGTATTCATACATATGCagtgaattattattgtttttcttttacacgaTTTTCACAACGACTCGTCGTTTCATCGCTGTGTGTACATTTATATGCCTGATAATTATCATTGTATCATACTCATCTACACTTGGGCAAAATGAATCTGAGCGAAACTAAcacaatctcaataaacgtaacataatcCATGACCgccgaatctaaccttagaataccgcggagataatgacttgttggattgacacgtattctaaggttagattcgacggtcatctGTCATGTTATATCTATTGAGATTGTGTTAGTTTCCctctcggccgactgtggcgctgtaggtttctctgtgttgccaacataactgtctggtgtaaaaaattagccgtctcagatccATTGTCCCTAAGTGTACAATGTGACATATGTTATACGTGCGTACCGAGCTCGATTACTGACCTACGCTTCGAGAATTCTGTACGATTAGGTATTGAGATAGGCTGTGCTGCGAGCAGCCCTGCGGAACCTACTCTCCTCGACCTTATAGGTATAGTTCATCACTCGCGTGACGTGACGTGTTTCAGAGAGGTTAGCAGGCATAGACAGGCACAGGCAAGTCGGGCAGCAAGCAGGGCGTTGCCTCTCTCGGCCCGCCTGTCTGCACCCCGAGTAAGGTACATATTACAAAAACCTGACACACTGACGACTCTGGGACACTGGAAccgaatttgtttttctttctaatcttcttctttttctaacAGCAATAAGGTTTTTTTCGTGCAACGCACACGTATTAGCACGCAAGCAAGTCAATACTCTACGTACTGTAAAAAGTACGATTACGGGTTGATACGGAATGAGAGAGATACTGCGGTCAATTAACTTATCTAATCTTTTACGTACAATACCGCGAACCTCAATCATTTGTGAAACTGAAGCCAGCAGCAGCTTGGGTTTGCAGCCAAACGTAttaaactttttggaaatagaaTAATACAGTTCACTGTTATtctaataaatttataaaaatatcggGGGTTCAAGgtgtttcataaaattttgattcgaCGAATTCTCTACCTCATTCGAATGAAACGTTAGAACGTTTGCCTGGTAATTCTGACTGCTAGCTTCAGCCTCGTCGAcgatttctcatttattctttcgttccttctttctctctctctctcccttttttttcatcttcgtttACTTGCGGAAGATTGATTATTCGTTATAAAAATGTACTAAATTTCGCTTCAAACTTGCACTTTTTCATATCATGTTCATCATACAATATTCAATCAACCtgtttcgacaaatttttctttcttctctatttatttaatcgaaaaaaaaacttgattcAATATTCACTGAGAAATTATCCGATGGAAAATACATGTTTGCTCAATTTTACGAATGTCTACACagatatttgtaaaaaaaatgcgcTTCCGACAAGTCTCttattcataaaatatttctcgggaaa belongs to Neodiprion lecontei isolate iyNeoLeco1 chromosome 5, iyNeoLeco1.1, whole genome shotgun sequence and includes:
- the LOC107217138 gene encoding putative GTP-binding protein 6, translated to MFSLRNLTRRASGMVKRSLPIKRKTCVATFMVINRRAHETTEKEKDELEDEEYDELSSRFLGIAPGGHGALVLQPYIKWGANKKRNTTPELQLEEAVTLLKTLQNWRVVDKMCVSLMNLKKKELLGKGNLESLKIKVRSNPEITAVFISTNLLQQVQIQELRHILGVPVYDRYSIVVQIFRAHAKSQEAKLQVAIAEIPYMWMKLNVVKETREEHVGTFESHRKLLQVRETKLKNALLKLKAQRHLLRSKRLQNKIPTIAVVGYTNAGKTSLIKALTGDSSLHPRNYLFATLDVTIHQGTLPSRLKVLFVDTIGFIQDVPATLIEPFVATLEDAMNADIILNVHDASHPDRQAQMDHMQATLKGLIKDQVVINVANKIDRISEDIPRLNMLGVSATKLIGIDGLRDELDKSILGATGRTIVRIRVQSGSRASAWLYKETTVTNVEADPENAQYLFMDVITTELQLKMFRVFLKKYE